CTCCCACCGCACCAGCAAGCGCCGGAACCGGTTCAGCCACGAGTGCGCCGCCTCTACCACCCAACGCCGAGCCCGATACCCCGGCATCTTCAGCGCCACCCGCTCCTGCCCTCGGCTCAAGATGTGCGTCACATACCCCGAGGCGCTCAACGCGCTGCGCACGTCGTCGAAGTCGTAGCCCTTGTCCGCGCACAGGTGCTGCTCGGCCTCGAACGACACGACCGGCATCGAGTCGAGCACAGGCTCCACCTGCGTCTTGTCGTGCCGGTTGGCCCCGGTGATCACCAGCCCGACCGGCAGCCCATGCCCTTCCGTCTGGAGATGCCGCTTGGTGCCGGACTTCCCCCGATCCGTCGGATTTGGCCCGGTTGCCTCGCCACCGAGCGGGGCCTTCACCATCGCGCCGTCGATGGCCTGCCACGTCCAATCGAGCCCAACCGAGGCGTCGAACTCGAGGAGCCCGGTCGCCCAGAGCCGCTCGAAGACCCCGGCCTTGGTCCACTCCTGGAAGCGACGGTGAACGGTCGAGGCGGCACCGAGGCACCGGGGGAGCGCCTTCCATTGGATCCCGGTGGTGAGCACGTAGAAGACGGCGGCGAACATCTGGGCGGCGGGCTTGCGTGGTCGTCCTCCGCCGGGCGGCTCCGGGAGCAGGGGCTCGACGGCGGCCCAGAGGTCGGGAGTGGGGAGGAAGCGCGGGGCGACCTGGTGTCGGTAGTCGAGAGCGCTAACTTGGGAGGGTGCAGGCGTCGCGGTCATGTCGGGCTTGGGAGAGGTAAGAAGTCCCTCAAGCTAGACGGTCGGGGTGCCTGCACCCCTTTTGGGATAGGCCCT
This genomic stretch from Bacteroidota bacterium harbors:
- a CDS encoding IS5 family transposase translates to MTATPAPSQVSALDYRHQVAPRFLPTPDLWAAVEPLLPEPPGGGRPRKPAAQMFAAVFYVLTTGIQWKALPRCLGAASTVHRRFQEWTKAGVFERLWATGLLEFDASVGLDWTWQAIDGAMVKAPLGGEATGPNPTDRGKSGTKRHLQTEGHGLPVGLVITGANRHDKTQVEPVLDSMPVVSFEAEQHLCADKGYDFDDVRSALSASGYVTHILSRGQERVALKMPGYRARRWVVEAAHSWLNRFRRLLVRWEKKVINHAALLHLACAVIVWRRCPLTSDDYLLG